From Neobacillus sp. PS2-9, the proteins below share one genomic window:
- a CDS encoding phosphatase PAP2 family protein, whose product MKLKSPLVIAFVISAVCIICFSLLSLLISEHMILHFDSEVISAIQGWESPSLTCIMKFFTFIGGIPFVIGLFFLCFIYKVVNHRMELILFISTLIGASCLNVLLKKLFHRVRPNLHPLIDEGGYSFPSGHAMNAFTVYAMIVFILWRHVPRKRGRSLLILFSFFMILGIGISRIYLGVHYPSDIIGGYLASGFWLTTAIWIFRFYQKKTNKSVDKTDIYSV is encoded by the coding sequence ATGAAATTAAAATCCCCTCTTGTCATTGCTTTTGTAATTAGTGCAGTATGTATAATTTGCTTTAGCTTATTGTCTTTATTAATAAGCGAGCATATGATCCTACACTTTGACAGCGAGGTTATCTCAGCAATCCAAGGTTGGGAGTCACCATCTCTGACATGTATAATGAAGTTTTTTACCTTTATTGGAGGAATCCCATTTGTAATTGGCCTATTTTTTTTGTGTTTTATCTATAAAGTGGTCAACCATCGAATGGAATTGATTCTGTTTATTTCTACACTTATAGGCGCATCCTGCCTAAATGTCCTTTTAAAGAAATTGTTTCATCGGGTTCGTCCTAACTTACATCCTTTAATTGATGAAGGAGGATACAGTTTTCCCAGTGGTCATGCTATGAATGCTTTTACTGTTTATGCCATGATCGTGTTTATTTTATGGCGTCATGTTCCAAGAAAAAGGGGGAGAAGTCTTCTTATCCTATTTAGTTTTTTCATGATTCTTGGAATCGGAATTAGTCGGATTTATTTAGGGGTACATTATCCAAGTGATATTATTGGCGGTTATTTAGCAAGTGGCTTTTGGCTGACAACGGCTATTTGGATTTTTCGATTTTACCAAAAAAAGACAAATAAATCAGTGGATAAAACTGATATATACTCGGTTTGA
- a CDS encoding cell wall hydrolase — MPVVKARSSDIDLLARLLRAEAEGEGERGMQLVGNVGINRIRANCSDFKGLRTIPQMIYQPHAFEAVQHGYFYQRAREREKRLARRAVDGERFWPAKFSLWYFKPPGDCPPTWYNQPFVGKFKNHCFYQPKAETCENVYNTF, encoded by the coding sequence ATGCCGGTTGTAAAAGCAAGAAGTTCGGATATTGATCTTTTAGCGAGGTTACTTCGAGCGGAAGCTGAAGGAGAAGGAGAAAGGGGTATGCAGCTTGTTGGGAATGTAGGAATTAATCGAATACGTGCAAATTGTTCCGACTTTAAAGGGCTTCGAACAATTCCACAAATGATATACCAGCCTCATGCCTTTGAAGCTGTTCAACATGGCTATTTTTATCAAAGAGCTAGAGAACGAGAAAAACGTTTAGCTCGTCGAGCAGTTGATGGGGAACGGTTTTGGCCAGCAAAATTTAGCTTGTGGTATTTTAAGCCACCAGGTGATTGCCCTCCAACTTGGTATAATCAACCTTTTGTAGGGAAGTTCAAAAATCACTGTTTTTATCAACCTAAAGCAGAGACCTGTGAAAACGTTTATAATACTTTTTAA